In bacterium, a single genomic region encodes these proteins:
- a CDS encoding cytochrome c, whose product MDPLKRRSGSMAGKISSQNTPWQVPGPRVLAKISFVLAAMCLGLWACDYGRMKEQESLRTYESGLPQMPSGTVPIQGGMELMLAQDIKSLKNPLGNEPIWIEQGKQAYGFYCVMCHGPKGDGRATVGQSFYPLPSDLSSKEIQALSDGEIFGIITWGSRRSPPLGYTVSEEDRWAIIRFIRSLSSQGNPEG is encoded by the coding sequence ATGGACCCGCTGAAGAGAAGATCTGGGAGCATGGCAGGAAAGATCTCTTCCCAAAACACACCTTGGCAGGTTCCAGGCCCAAGGGTCCTGGCAAAGATTTCTTTTGTTCTGGCAGCCATGTGCTTGGGCTTGTGGGCATGTGATTACGGCCGCATGAAGGAACAGGAGTCACTTCGCACATACGAGTCAGGGCTTCCCCAGATGCCCTCAGGGACCGTTCCAATCCAAGGCGGTATGGAGCTTATGCTTGCCCAAGATATCAAATCTCTAAAGAATCCTTTGGGCAATGAACCTATATGGATAGAGCAGGGCAAGCAGGCCTATGGTTTCTACTGTGTCATGTGCCACGGCCCCAAGGGGGACGGCCGGGCAACAGTGGGGCAGAGTTTTTATCCTCTTCCCTCTGACCTTTCATCAAAGGAAATTCAGGCGCTTTCGGACGGGGAGATCTTTGGGATCATCACCTGGGGCTCCAGGAGAAGCCCTCCTTTGGGCTACACCGTAAGCGAGGAGGATAGATGGGCAATTATCCGCTTTATTAGGTCCCTTTCCAGCCAGGGAAACCCAGAAGGATAG
- the ccoS gene encoding cbb3-type cytochrome oxidase assembly protein CcoS: protein MMYYAGWMLLILMGIGLGTWAFVWALRSGQFQEQERARFLPLRDEMLCSQSRSSHKARWAVGFLGLVGGLVLLSMAAALWLTMTEGKG, encoded by the coding sequence ATGATGTACTATGCGGGGTGGATGCTTCTTATTCTCATGGGAATAGGGCTGGGAACCTGGGCCTTTGTTTGGGCCCTTAGGTCGGGCCAATTCCAGGAACAGGAAAGAGCCAGATTTCTGCCCCTTCGCGATGAAATGCTTTGCAGCCAGAGCAGATCTTCCCACAAAGCCCGTTGGGCCGTGGGCTTTCTTGGTCTGGTTGGGGGCCTGGTTCTGCTTTCCATGGCCGCAGCCTTGTGGCTTACCATGACCGAAGGAAAAGGCTGA
- a CDS encoding cbb3-type cytochrome c oxidase subunit II, producing MIIFGSVFFVAVVLPGLTVTEAPSEIFRPRTSLEEQGRLLYIQNGCSYCHTQYVRFLDWDLGSQRVAKAGDYVADRPHQLGSERTGPDLSQAGGEHPDDWHMAHFINPRFTRPESIMPPWEFLGEQRIRALTAYIQGLGFQQADHRMERQRFWKKEAVKAYEAGPEANVEWLHSHVPEPWRRLPNPYPTSQVGLARGQRIYQGFCIGCHGPIGDGMGPAQPYIYPPPLNFTILKGRGVSGGLIYYQIMNGITGTAMPYFKRELESEKIWDVGNYVAVYFIGESDAGGEPRGIDASYLGPLEKR from the coding sequence TTGATAATTTTTGGATCGGTTTTTTTTGTGGCCGTGGTGCTCCCGGGTTTGACGGTGACCGAAGCCCCATCGGAGATATTCAGACCCAGAACCTCCCTGGAGGAGCAAGGCAGGCTCCTGTACATCCAAAACGGCTGTTCATATTGCCATACACAATACGTGCGTTTCCTGGACTGGGATCTGGGGTCCCAAAGGGTCGCCAAGGCAGGAGATTACGTGGCGGACAGGCCTCATCAATTGGGCTCTGAGAGAACCGGCCCGGACCTCTCCCAGGCCGGGGGGGAGCATCCTGATGACTGGCATATGGCTCATTTCATAAATCCCAGGTTCACCCGTCCAGAGTCCATCATGCCACCATGGGAGTTCTTGGGGGAACAGAGGATCCGAGCCCTTACCGCTTACATACAGGGGCTGGGTTTTCAACAGGCAGACCACAGAATGGAGAGACAGAGATTCTGGAAAAAGGAGGCTGTGAAGGCCTACGAGGCTGGGCCAGAAGCCAACGTGGAATGGCTTCACAGCCACGTTCCTGAGCCTTGGCGCAGGCTTCCCAACCCCTATCCCACCAGCCAAGTGGGCCTTGCCAGGGGGCAGAGGATTTACCAAGGCTTCTGCATAGGCTGCCATGGCCCCATAGGCGACGGCATGGGCCCTGCCCAGCCCTATATATATCCCCCGCCCCTGAATTTCACCATATTGAAGGGAAGAGGCGTCTCTGGGGGATTGATCTACTATCAGATAATGAATGGAATCACAGGCACCGCAATGCCGTATTTCAAGAGGGAACTGGAATCGGAGAAGATCTGGGATGTGGGCAATTATGTGGCTGTTTATTTCATAGGAGAGAGCGATGCTGGGGGGGAGCCCAGGGGTATAGACGCCTCTTACTTGGGGCCCCTTGAGAAAAGGTGA